AACTGAGTCTGGTGCCATTTACCTGCGCCAATAAGAATATCAAGCCTTACCACTTCCTGGCTGCCGGCTTCAATTATATTGAGAGGTATGCCATTAGACATTATTTTTCTCTGGGGAGCAGCAATAGATATGTTTTCCATTGCTTTAATCTCAGGTTGAATTTTTCTATTCAGCATATTGATTCTTTAAAAATGATTCAGCTTTCATTAAGTCCTCCGGTGTGTCTATACCAATGGTTTCAAGGTTGGTGATGCCTACTTTGATGGTATATCCGTTTTCCAGCCAGCGAAGTTGTTCCAGAGATTCGGCCAGTTCAAGTGATGATTGTGGCAGAGTTGTAATCTCTTTCAATACTTCCGTCCGATAAGCATACAAGCCAATGTGTTTGTAATATGTATGTTGCTTCAACCAATCTTTCTTATCGCTGTTTCTGGTAAAAGGAATAATGGAACGACTAAAATAAAGTGCATTCCAGTTCTTATTTACAACGACTTTAGGCGAGTTGACATTCTCAAGAGCTTCAAAAGAATCGGCTACAGTAAAGGGTTTTACCAGCGTAGCAATATGAGTGGTTGGGTCATTAAAACATGCTTTTATTGCTTCTAACTGAGACGGTTGGATAAAAGGTTCATCTCCCTGAATGTTTACCACAACATCGAATCCTGTTCCCACTTTTGTAAAAGCCTCATAACACCTGTCTGTACCGCTTTTATGTGATGTGGATGTCATTACAACTTTCCCGCCAAAAGCTTTTACTGCTTGTTCTATTCTCTCGTCGTCAGTAGCAACATAAGCTTCGTCCAGACAGTTGCGCACTTGTTCGTAAACTCTTTGAATAACAGTCTTGCCACCTAACATGGCTAATGGTTTTCCCGGAAATCGAGTAGACGCATATCTTGCCGGTATAATTCCAATATATTTCATTTCGCGATTCTTATAATTCAGTTCAAAATTCAAAAGTACAAAAATATTTGGTAATGCTCTCTTTTTAGCGTTATTTTGTCATCAAAAAGGGAATTATGGAACAACATATTTGTATAATATCTATTGGCTCTAACACCAACCAGGAATGTAACATTAAGCTGGCACAAGAGCAGTTATCTGTTTATTTCCCCGAAATTCTTTTTGGAACGGAACAGGAAACTATCCCTGTAGGCATGCATAACCCGGCCCACTTCACGAATCAGATTGCAAAAATTTCGACCAATCTGAGCACTGAAGAGGTTAAACTTATTCTCAAACAAATAGAATTACAAGCCGGTCGTCGCCCTGAAGATAAGAAGGAAGAGGTTATAAAGCTGGATCTTGATTTGCTGATTTATGACTCGCTGGTTTTAAAAGAAAAAGACTTGAAAAGAGATTTTGTAATTGCCGGATTAAAAGAATTGGGAATATAAAAAAGCATTATCATCCCTAACTCCATCACAAATTCATACAGCACGTTAATTTACAGCACAATACACTTCAAAAGAACGGTTTCATCCCTAACGAGATCCACTCAAAAAGTGCTCTACCCTCACTTTTTCGTGCATTTTATATGTAAAAAACGCCAATAAAAAAGCCTCTGTTGAAGTTTACACAGTAGTTGAATTATTGGGTCTGAAAATCATTGAGCAATGCTTCTCTGTTTATTCGCCAATGGTTTTTATTTATTGGAGAATGGATTAAATTTATTGGCGGAAGATTTTCAGCTGAATCTTTATTGATCTGAGAAACAAAAAAGCCCTCTCAATGTTTCAACGGAAACAATGAGAGGGCTTCTTTTATATAATAGTTATTCTTATTGCGCAAACAAGCTGTCCATACCTCCGGGAGGGCCAACTGCTGTGGAGTCATTTCCACAGACATTCTGACTGGCATACGGGAATACATCCGATTCTGAATATCCCAGTGATTTATCTGCATAAACCTTCTTCATAAAGATTCCCCAGATAGGAAGAGCCATTGATGCTCCTTGTCCATAAATCATTGTATCAAAGTGAATATCACGGTCTTCACCTCCTACCCAACAACCGGATACCAGCTTGGGAGTGAATCCAACAAACCAACCATCAGAGTTGCGCTGAGTTGTTCCGGTTTTACCTCCTACATCAGCTCTTGTGTAGCGGCGAACTCTACCACCGGTACCTTCATTGATTACCGCGCGTAACATGGTCAGCATCTTGGCTGCACTGGAAGCGCTGATAACCTCTTCCATCTGAGGATGGAATTTAGCAATCACGTTACCTTCGCTATCCTCAATCTTTGTTACTAACATAGGGTCGCAGCGAAGTCCATTATTTACAAATGCAGTATATGCACTAACCATTTCTCCTACGGATATCTCACAAGGTCCAAGGCAAAGAGAAGGGCTGGCCACGATATTGCGGTTCTTCACTCCAAACTTATGAATAAGGCGAACAAGCGAAGAAGCATTCAGTCTGCTCATCAGATAAGCAGAAATCCAGTTATTAGAGTTTGCAAGTCCCCATTTCAGAGTAACCATTTCGCCATAACGTGCACGAGATGCATTTTTTGGAGTCCAGGGTTCTCCTGCTCCGGTATAAAGAGTCTGCTCTACGTTACGGGTTACGTCACATGGCGTAAATCCATTCTCCATAGCA
This genomic interval from uncultured Bacteroides sp. contains the following:
- the kdsB gene encoding 3-deoxy-manno-octulosonate cytidylyltransferase, translated to MKYIGIIPARYASTRFPGKPLAMLGGKTVIQRVYEQVRNCLDEAYVATDDERIEQAVKAFGGKVVMTSTSHKSGTDRCYEAFTKVGTGFDVVVNIQGDEPFIQPSQLEAIKACFNDPTTHIATLVKPFTVADSFEALENVNSPKVVVNKNWNALYFSRSIIPFTRNSDKKDWLKQHTYYKHIGLYAYRTEVLKEITTLPQSSLELAESLEQLRWLENGYTIKVGITNLETIGIDTPEDLMKAESFLKNQYAE
- a CDS encoding 2-amino-4-hydroxy-6-hydroxymethyldihydropteridine diphosphokinase, with amino-acid sequence MEQHICIISIGSNTNQECNIKLAQEQLSVYFPEILFGTEQETIPVGMHNPAHFTNQIAKISTNLSTEEVKLILKQIELQAGRRPEDKKEEVIKLDLDLLIYDSLVLKEKDLKRDFVIAGLKELGI